A single region of the Raphanus sativus cultivar WK10039 chromosome 1, ASM80110v3, whole genome shotgun sequence genome encodes:
- the LOC130508272 gene encoding uncharacterized protein LOC130508272 gives MGQLVKLVVGVWEQVGHRGWLFLEDPTERKYEIMVHENQTYASLMDLVRTRYSVGLETAVTLTYEFPEWMKGPGDISAPPVDVKEDGDVELFMSIRIDLPSTRLMVTIGNDVVARYLFLRRDDYTVIGSSKGVVGAKGGNYRDSCDINLQTEVVAGNVFSGTPVDGRGFWEGMLGQCFMSASQQFLANVCGGGSMNFGDGDALAFMRTALGASKETNVGSESSTDSSPGPEETVPDSYGGGVMSLSQSEVLAADVGRNTLAIVEPQPGREKASLVEYMRKGKGKLCDEDGMEKKRSNSGERASPLLSNPNFPDPIPDADTTDEDTDEEGGKHLFVGQVFINRSAFRTHMSLYALANKFRYLCRRSEPGKMVLVCRGNDCKWRVSASKLPGCPQFQIKRLEEEHSCTVDERGDFKQHATSNLIGEMVRNKFGCGGTGPRPAALREFMRTDHQVPISYWKAWKSRELAREHGLGNTVDSYKMLPSYLSKLAIANPGTVAAIETTPAEGEVQRFKYLFLSFGASAKGYEYMRKVVIVDGTHLKGKYSGCLLTASAQDANYQIFPIAFAIVDGENDLSWGWFFQKLTAVVKDGCDVVFVSDRHSSIYAGLHKWYPTAKHYACVLHLQRNIVTMFKKKHLAYLVSKAARAYRVCDFYKYFNELKMIDINCADYLIRIGFEHWARSHSSGLRYNIMTSNVAESLNAALAEARDYPIVALVEYIRGMLMRWFSVRREASERCGGLVTPKVEELISRNFSVSSGFLVRHISKAEFEVRGKEGVPFAVDLEAKKCSCLEFDMLRIPCGHAVAAAIHSKRRVDALVGEELSRNNWAAGYSMSINPGVDDKAETPLGDTLASLVLAPPNTRRPPGRPKKTRILSRGEFKRGAMGRKKRACKRCGGKDHNRATCKMAI, from the exons ATGGGTCAGTTAGTTAAGCTTGTCGTTGGCGTGTGGGAGCAAGTGGGGCACCGTGGGTGGCTGTTCTTGGAAGATCCAACAGAGCGTAAGTATGAGATAATGGTTCATGAAAACCAGACTTATGCTAGTCTCATGGATCTTGTAAGAACACGCTACAGTGTGGGGTTGGAGACAGCTGTGACTCTGACCTATGAATTTCCGGAGTGGATGAAGGGGCCTGGAGACATATCGGCTCCCCCAGTGGATGTTAAAGAGGATGGGGACGTTGAACTGTTTATGTCCATCAGGATTGATCTCCCTTCAACCAGGCTGATGGTAACCATAGGCAATGATGTTGTTGCCCGCTATCTATTCCTCAGGCGTGATGACTATACTGTCATCGGATCTTCCAAAGGAGTGGTGGGTGCAAAAGGGGGCAATTACCGAGACAGTTGTGATATTAACCTTCAAACCGAAGTAGTAGCGGGTAACGTGTTCAGTGGGACCCCAGTGGATGGGAGAGGGTTCTGGGAAGGGATGCTGGGACAATGCTTTATGTCAGCGAGCCAACAGTTCCTTGCGAATGTGTGCGGGGGTGGAAGTATGAACTTTGGAGATGGAGATGCTTTGGCTTTCATGAGGACTGCGCTTGGAGCGTCGAAGGAAACAAACGTTGGTTCTGAATCATCTACGGATTCTTCTCCTGGTCCAGAGGAGACTGTGCCTGATTCGTATGGGGGTGGCGTGATGAGTTTGTCTCAAAGTGAGGTATTGGCAGCAGACGTTGGAAGGAACACTTTGGCCATTG TTGAACCGCAGCCTGGAAGGGAGAAAGCGTCGTTGGTTGAGTACATGAGGAAAGGGAAAGGTAAATTGTGTGATGAGGATGGAATGGAGAAGAAGCGAAGCAACTCAGGCGAGCGTGCGAGCCCCCTATTGTCAAACCCAAACTTCCCTGATCCTATTCCAGATGCTGATACAACGGATGAGG ATACAGATGAAGAAGGAGGAAAGCATCTCTTTGTGGGTCAGGTTTTCATTAACCGCTCCGCTTTCAGGACACACATGTCTCTTTACGCTTTGGCCAATAAGTTTCGGTATTTATGCCGTCGTTCTGAGCCAGGGAAAATGGTGCTGGTTTGTCGAGGCAATGACTGTAAGTGGAGAGTGTCTGCATCCAAGCTCCCAGGGTGTCCCCAGTTTCAAATAAAGAGGCTGGAGGAGGAGCATAGCTGCACGGTGGATGAACGTGGAGATTTCAAGCAGCATGCAACTTCTAACCTTATTGGCGAAATGGTTAGGAACAAGTTTGGCTGCGGCGGGACTGGTCCTAGACCAGCTGCACTCAGAGAGTTCATGCGTACTGACCATCAGGTGCCTATCAGTTACTGGAAAGCTTGGAAATCAAGAGAACTCGCAAGGGAGCATGGACTCGGGAACACAGTGGATTCGTACAAGATGTTGCCCTCTTACCTGTCAAAGTTGGCTATTGCGAACCCGGGCACAGTGGCAGCCATAGAGACAACGCCTGCTGAAGGGGAGGTCCAGCGCTTCAAGTATCTTTTCCTCTCGTTTGGAGCGTCTGCTAAGGGCTATGAGTACATGAGAAAGGTCGTGATCGTCGATGGGACGCACCTTAAGGGGAAATACAGCGGATGCCTTCTAACTGCGAGTGCCCAGGATGCAAACTACCAAATCTTCCCCATCGCCTTTGCTATAGTGGATGGAGAGAATGACCTGTCGTGGGGCTGGTTCTTCCAGAAACTAACAGCTGTGGTGAAAGATGGGTGCGATGTTGTTTTCGTCTCAGACAGACACAGCTCCATTTATGCTGGCCTACACAAG TGGTATCCTACGGCGAAGCACTATGCTTGTGTTCTTCACCTCCAGCGTAACATTGTTACCATGTTTAAGAAGAAGCATCTAGCCTACCTGGTCTCAAAAGCAGCTCGAGCCTACCGTGTGTGTGACTTCTACAAGTATTTCAACGAGCTGAAGATGATTGACATCAACTGTGCCGATTATCTGATCAGGATCGGATTTGAGCACTGGGCTAGGTCCCACTCTTCTGGTTTGCGTTACAATATCATGACTTCTAACGTGGCAGAGTCTCTCAATGCTGCACTCGCTGAGGCAAGGGATTATCCTATCGTGGCTCTAGTGGAGTACATAAGAGGAATGCTTATGAGGTGGTTCTCAGTGCGCCGTGAGGCATCAGAAAGGTGTGGTGGACTTGTCACACCCAAGGTGGAGGAGCTTATATCCCGCAACTTCAGTGTTTCAAGTGGATTTTTGGTCCGCCATATAAGCAAGGCGGAGTTTGAAGTCCGTGGGAAAGAAGGAGTACCATTCGCTGTAGACCTTGAGGCGAAAAAGTGTAGCTGTCTTGAGTTTGATATGCTTCGTATACCTTGTGGGCATGCTGTTGCTGCTGCAATACACTCTAAACGTAGGGTTGATGCTCTTGTGGGGGAGGAACTCTCGAGGAACAATTGGGCTGCTGGGTACTCAATGAGCATTAATCCAGGTGTGGATGACAAGGCGGAGACGCCACTAGGTGATACCCTTGCCTCTCTAGTCCTCGCACCTCCGAACACAAGGCGTCCTCCAGGGAGGCCAAAGAAGACAAGAATATTGTCTAGGGGAGAATTCAAG CGTGGGGCGATGGGGCGCAAGAAACGGGCCTGTAAGAGGTGTGGTGGTAAGGATCACAACCGTGCAACATGCAAGATGGCGATATGA
- the LOC108820951 gene encoding uncharacterized protein LOC108820951 yields the protein MNPGGASMIDTVDCEPEVTQHVEASMSDCIKLPTKRKAETSSPVEDPDEGEGSPDEEEEKDSGESDQVWGVDSFDSDYVSPEESPSDSDEFELRRYLRHLYQSNGFLLDKEMMPKNLFQGYRRLNLNAVFKGPNIKARDYMETMAQVAIDKYNQTENKTVTLGHIVRVVIMMIAGVKAYITFMARESPDGELVEYQAKAEIKAWQTKIHPILCRPTSSSFSS from the exons ATGAATCCCGGCGGTGCAAGCATGATTGACACGGTCGATTGCGAGCCCGAGGTGACGCAACACGTGGAGGCTTCCATGTCGGATTGCATTAAGCTTCCGACCAAACGCAAGGCCGAGACGTCGTCTCCGGTGGAGGATCCTGACGAAGGCGAAGGAAGCCCTGATGAAGAGGAGGAAAAAGACAGCGGAGAAAGCGACCAGGTTTGGGGTGTCGACAGTTTCGATTCAGATTACGTGTCGCCAGAGGAGTCGCCTTCGGACTCGGACGAATTTGAGCTGCGTCGTTATTTGCGCCATCTCTACCAGAGCAAC gGTTTCTTGCTGGATAAAGAGATGATGCCTAAGAATCTGTTTCAAGGGTATCGCCGTTTGAATCTGAATGCCGTATTCAAAGGTCCCAATATCAAGGCGCGTGACTACATGGAGACTATGGCTCAAGTTGCTATTGACAAATACAACCAAACTGAG AATAAGACTGTGACGCTTGGCCATATCGTGAGGGTGGTGATAATGATGATCGCTGGAGTCAAAGCTTATATTACTTTCATGGCTAGGGAGTCTCCTGATGGAGAGCTTGTCGAGTATCAAGCTAAGGCTGAGATTAAGGCGTGGCAGACTAAAATTCATCCCATCCTTTGCAGACCTACCTCCTCCTCTTTCTCCTCCTAA
- the LOC108819634 gene encoding uncharacterized protein LOC108819634 isoform X2, translating into MDPTLLPERMFAAGEEPAGDRVNTYHKPKRIESILEALDPEEVEFLRQSTFGKIIAQAENPSFSGSFGQFVLVRNLRVKKKYEIWFLFAGKPIRMSLHEFAHVTGLNCRKIPKKSIKRKKNPITEKLYWGELFGSLKFCLVDTAIEMLKKRKIKDRAMRLKYACLAFTSCVLLPTSHLPRIIPEHVELIRDLNQFLNYPWGRLAFEMLVTGIKKKDEILLSQTSVALPGFVDAIQLVFIAAVPQIRETVNTPEPVVVIDSDTDSETGEDEAEDETPVLIEATPVTQATARYCVNPAHVRDMDEEGKVDVISMVVDTAHTEEELMWDDEVNDELVDNLVRLIQQGHRFDKSMFVGGLTAAALTRMRAERKLKEAKDKKERDSHSNVNSPDGDIGDAYHPTLIANLVGRMVTQQIDDAVYKLVGKLEDRLAVVIKAELLNMQAVVSQSIIGHLGNFKPIGAENEDNTGCVPQVDQNPTDCTSPQPAPEPATTGGKPTVLQTAIPEHQSVLVFDQPRADTVINKVISDVKCFTEQSEVFATDVMTHTPITEQLDAEDVNNMVDDVPDTPMDTDFTTPLCGQKTSFIHHQLSPVSEEEKNYHNEEDVSRTELLPGAVHIPVGNVDIGETRKSRRTRILPPLFNDYQCDPKIKAFRVEQPPITSADNINEIYMSMRESAGLNKVYNVGNGIAVTTEELNDVVDRTLQMPPKVMDALMYYIALERDRKRIHSSRIAIHDTNFPALLMKQHARLVKCAVRDRCRLKYDADVLKYFRGPTNSADGYERIYFPFCIDKQHWIGVCLDVPGATVQILDCNYGFRTDGMLKKDMNPITIVVPHILNAAAGNLGPNQRKQYEMIRLPGVPQNPISTDAATTTALLIQAHALNKADGCKEITQDSLSAGAKHLAVLVYRDVAPL; encoded by the exons ATGGATCCAACGCTACTACCGGAACGAATGTTTGCAGCCGGTGAAGAACCTGCCGGTGATAGAGTGAACACATACCACAAACCGAAGAGGATCGAGTCTATACTAGAGGCTCTCGACCCGGAAGAGGTGGAGTTCTTGCGACAGTCGACGTTTGGAAAGATAATTGCACAAGCGGAGAATCCTTCATTTTCTGGAAGTTTCGGGCAGTTCGTTCTCGTTCGAAACCTACGCGTCAAGAAAAAGTACGAGATTTGGTTTCTGTTCGCCGGGAAGCCGATTAGGATGTCATTACACGAGTTCGCTCACGTCACCGGCCTTAATTGCAGAAAGATTCCCAAGAAAAGCATTAAAAGGAAGAAGAACCCCATCACGGAGAAGCTATACTGGGGGGAGCTTTTTGGATCTCTGAAGTTCTGCCTCGTTGACACGGCCATCGAGATGCTAAAGAAGAGGAAGATAAAAGACAGAGCGATGCGACTCAAGTATGCTTGTCTAGCGTTTACATCATGTGTACTGCTTCCGACATCACACCTCCCACGTATTATCCCGGAGCATGTCGAGTTGATACGCGATCTCAACCAGTTTctgaattatccatgggggaggcTTGCATTTGAGATGCTCGTCACCGGCATTAAGAAGAAAGACGAGATTTTGCTATCACAAACCAGCGTCGCTTTGCCTGGTTTTGTCGACGCCATCCAACTCGTTTTCATTGCGGCAGTCCCGCAGATTAGAGAGACTGTAAACACGCCAGAGCCTGTTGTAGTCATTGACTCTGACACCGACTCCGAAACAGGGGAGGATGAGGCTGAAGACGAGACACCAGTTCTCATTGAGGCAACTCCTGTTACGCAAGCAACCGCCCGCTACTGTGTAAACCCCGCTCATGTCAGAGACATGGATGAAGAAGGGAAG GTAGATGTTATCTCTATGGTAGTGGACACCGCACATACTGAAGAAGAGCTTATGTGGGATGACGAGGTTAATGATGAGTTAGTTGACAACCTCGTACGACTAATTCAACAAGGTCATCGGTTCGACAAGTCCATGTTCGTAGGAGGCCTAACCGCTGCTGCTCTCACTCGCATGAGAGCAGAGAGAAAACTTAAAGAAGCTAAAGATAAAAAAGAGAGGGATAGCCATAGCAACGTCAACTCACCCGATGGGGATATTGGTGATGCTTACCATCCCACGCTCATAGCTAACCTTGTCGGGCGCATGGTAACCCAACAGATCGACGATGCCGTGTATAAGTTGGTGGGAAAATTGGAGGACAGACTGGCGGTAGTGATCAAAGCTGAACTTTTAAACATGCAGGCAGTCGTTAGTCAGAGTATCATTGGCCATTTGGGTAACTTCAAACCCATCGGCGCTGAAAATGAAGATAATACTGGTTGTGTGCCACAAGTGGACCAAAACCCCACTGACTGCACATCTCCTCAACCAGCACCAGAGCCTGCTACAACAGGAGGGAAGCCAACCGTCTTACAGACTGCCATTCCCGAACACCAAAGCGTCCTTGTGTTTGATCAACCACGTGCCGACACCGTGATAAACAAGGTCATTTCAGATGTCAAGTGTTTCACCGAACAGAGCGAG GTATTTGCTACCGACGTCATGACACATACCCCGATAACTGAACAGCTAGACGCAGAAGACGTCAACAACATGGTAGATGATGTCCCCGACACTCCAATGGATACAGATTTCACCACCCCACTTTGCGGCCAGAAAACTTCTTTCATACACCACCAACTATCCCCAGtgtctgaagaagaaaaaaactaccATAACGAG GAGGATGTTTCACGCACGGAGCTACTTCCCGGCGCCGTACACATCCCGGTGGGGAACGTTGACATTGGTGAAACCCGGAAGAGCAGAAGGACCAGAATTCTACCCCCGCTGTTCAACGACTATCAGTGCGACCCAAAGATCAAAGCTTTCAGAGTGGAACAACCACCTATTACCTCCGCAGATAACATCAACGAGATCTATATGTCAATGCGAGAGAGCGCGGGATTGAACAA AGTGTACAATGTCGGAAACGGTATCGCTGTTACGACGGAGGAGTTGAACGATGTAGTGGACCGCACTCTCCAAATGCCCCCCAAG GTGATGGATGCCCTCATGTATTACATTGCGCTTGAGCGGGACAGGAAGAGAATCCACTCCTCTAGGATAGCGATCCATGACACCAACTTCCCCGCGTTGCTCATGAAACAACATGCCCGGCTTGTCAAGTGCGCTGTGAGGGATCGATGCAGGCTGAAATACGATGCAGATGTTCTCAAATACTTCAGAGGTCCCACCAACAGCGCAGATGGTTACGAAAGGATTTACTTCCCATTTTGCATCGACAAACAGCATTGGATTGGAGTATGTCTTGACGTCCCAGGCGCGACCGTACAAATACTTGACTGTAATTACGGGTTCCGCACGGATGGCATGCTGAAGAAGGACATGAACCCAATTACCATTGTCGTCCCTCACATCCTTAACGCTGCGGCGGGAAACTTAGGGCCCAACCAGCGCAAACAATATGAGATGATAAGGCTTCCTGGTGTACCGCAGAACCCCATCTCTACTGATGCAGCTACGACAACCGCCCTGCTGATACAGGCTCATGCTCTGAACAAGGCCGACGGTTGCAAAGAAATCACTCAAGACTCTCTGTCTGCGGGGGCTAAACACCTGGCTGTTCTTGTCTACCGCGACGTTGCTCCTCTTTAA
- the LOC108819634 gene encoding uncharacterized protein LOC108819634 isoform X1, translating to MDPTLLPERMFAAGEEPAGDRVNTYHKPKRIESILEALDPEEVEFLRQSTFGKIIAQAENPSFSGSFGQFVLVRNLRVKKKYEIWFLFAGKPIRMSLHEFAHVTGLNCRKIPKKSIKRKKNPITEKLYWGELFGSLKFCLVDTAIEMLKKRKIKDRAMRLKYACLAFTSCVLLPTSHLPRIIPEHVELIRDLNQFLNYPWGRLAFEMLVTGIKKKDEILLSQTSVALPGFVDAIQLVFIAAVPQIRETVNTPEPVVVIDSDTDSETGEDEAEDETPVLIEATPVTQATARYCVNPAHVRDMDEEGKVDVISMVVDTAHTEEELMWDDEVNDELVDNLVRLIQQGHRFDKSMFVGGLTAAALTRMRAERKLKEAKDKKERDSHSNVNSPDGDIGDAYHPTLIANLVGRMVTQQIDDAVYKLVGKLEDRLAVVIKAELLNMQAVVSQSIIGHLGNFKPIGAENEDNTGCVPQVDQNPTDCTSPQPAPEPATTGGKPTVLQTAIPEHQSVLVFDQPRADTVINKVISDVKCFTEQSEVFATDVMTHTPITEQLDAEDVNNMVDDVPDTPMDTDFTTPLCGQKTSFIHHQLSPVSEEEKNYHNEIEFLLSMIEIPTFSLGLSQEDVSRTELLPGAVHIPVGNVDIGETRKSRRTRILPPLFNDYQCDPKIKAFRVEQPPITSADNINEIYMSMRESAGLNKVYNVGNGIAVTTEELNDVVDRTLQMPPKVMDALMYYIALERDRKRIHSSRIAIHDTNFPALLMKQHARLVKCAVRDRCRLKYDADVLKYFRGPTNSADGYERIYFPFCIDKQHWIGVCLDVPGATVQILDCNYGFRTDGMLKKDMNPITIVVPHILNAAAGNLGPNQRKQYEMIRLPGVPQNPISTDAATTTALLIQAHALNKADGCKEITQDSLSAGAKHLAVLVYRDVAPL from the exons ATGGATCCAACGCTACTACCGGAACGAATGTTTGCAGCCGGTGAAGAACCTGCCGGTGATAGAGTGAACACATACCACAAACCGAAGAGGATCGAGTCTATACTAGAGGCTCTCGACCCGGAAGAGGTGGAGTTCTTGCGACAGTCGACGTTTGGAAAGATAATTGCACAAGCGGAGAATCCTTCATTTTCTGGAAGTTTCGGGCAGTTCGTTCTCGTTCGAAACCTACGCGTCAAGAAAAAGTACGAGATTTGGTTTCTGTTCGCCGGGAAGCCGATTAGGATGTCATTACACGAGTTCGCTCACGTCACCGGCCTTAATTGCAGAAAGATTCCCAAGAAAAGCATTAAAAGGAAGAAGAACCCCATCACGGAGAAGCTATACTGGGGGGAGCTTTTTGGATCTCTGAAGTTCTGCCTCGTTGACACGGCCATCGAGATGCTAAAGAAGAGGAAGATAAAAGACAGAGCGATGCGACTCAAGTATGCTTGTCTAGCGTTTACATCATGTGTACTGCTTCCGACATCACACCTCCCACGTATTATCCCGGAGCATGTCGAGTTGATACGCGATCTCAACCAGTTTctgaattatccatgggggaggcTTGCATTTGAGATGCTCGTCACCGGCATTAAGAAGAAAGACGAGATTTTGCTATCACAAACCAGCGTCGCTTTGCCTGGTTTTGTCGACGCCATCCAACTCGTTTTCATTGCGGCAGTCCCGCAGATTAGAGAGACTGTAAACACGCCAGAGCCTGTTGTAGTCATTGACTCTGACACCGACTCCGAAACAGGGGAGGATGAGGCTGAAGACGAGACACCAGTTCTCATTGAGGCAACTCCTGTTACGCAAGCAACCGCCCGCTACTGTGTAAACCCCGCTCATGTCAGAGACATGGATGAAGAAGGGAAG GTAGATGTTATCTCTATGGTAGTGGACACCGCACATACTGAAGAAGAGCTTATGTGGGATGACGAGGTTAATGATGAGTTAGTTGACAACCTCGTACGACTAATTCAACAAGGTCATCGGTTCGACAAGTCCATGTTCGTAGGAGGCCTAACCGCTGCTGCTCTCACTCGCATGAGAGCAGAGAGAAAACTTAAAGAAGCTAAAGATAAAAAAGAGAGGGATAGCCATAGCAACGTCAACTCACCCGATGGGGATATTGGTGATGCTTACCATCCCACGCTCATAGCTAACCTTGTCGGGCGCATGGTAACCCAACAGATCGACGATGCCGTGTATAAGTTGGTGGGAAAATTGGAGGACAGACTGGCGGTAGTGATCAAAGCTGAACTTTTAAACATGCAGGCAGTCGTTAGTCAGAGTATCATTGGCCATTTGGGTAACTTCAAACCCATCGGCGCTGAAAATGAAGATAATACTGGTTGTGTGCCACAAGTGGACCAAAACCCCACTGACTGCACATCTCCTCAACCAGCACCAGAGCCTGCTACAACAGGAGGGAAGCCAACCGTCTTACAGACTGCCATTCCCGAACACCAAAGCGTCCTTGTGTTTGATCAACCACGTGCCGACACCGTGATAAACAAGGTCATTTCAGATGTCAAGTGTTTCACCGAACAGAGCGAG GTATTTGCTACCGACGTCATGACACATACCCCGATAACTGAACAGCTAGACGCAGAAGACGTCAACAACATGGTAGATGATGTCCCCGACACTCCAATGGATACAGATTTCACCACCCCACTTTGCGGCCAGAAAACTTCTTTCATACACCACCAACTATCCCCAGtgtctgaagaagaaaaaaactaccATAACGAG ATTGAATTCCTTTTATCTATGATCGAAATTCCGACCTTCTCTCTGGGCCTCTCGCAGGAGGATGTTTCACGCACGGAGCTACTTCCCGGCGCCGTACACATCCCGGTGGGGAACGTTGACATTGGTGAAACCCGGAAGAGCAGAAGGACCAGAATTCTACCCCCGCTGTTCAACGACTATCAGTGCGACCCAAAGATCAAAGCTTTCAGAGTGGAACAACCACCTATTACCTCCGCAGATAACATCAACGAGATCTATATGTCAATGCGAGAGAGCGCGGGATTGAACAA AGTGTACAATGTCGGAAACGGTATCGCTGTTACGACGGAGGAGTTGAACGATGTAGTGGACCGCACTCTCCAAATGCCCCCCAAG GTGATGGATGCCCTCATGTATTACATTGCGCTTGAGCGGGACAGGAAGAGAATCCACTCCTCTAGGATAGCGATCCATGACACCAACTTCCCCGCGTTGCTCATGAAACAACATGCCCGGCTTGTCAAGTGCGCTGTGAGGGATCGATGCAGGCTGAAATACGATGCAGATGTTCTCAAATACTTCAGAGGTCCCACCAACAGCGCAGATGGTTACGAAAGGATTTACTTCCCATTTTGCATCGACAAACAGCATTGGATTGGAGTATGTCTTGACGTCCCAGGCGCGACCGTACAAATACTTGACTGTAATTACGGGTTCCGCACGGATGGCATGCTGAAGAAGGACATGAACCCAATTACCATTGTCGTCCCTCACATCCTTAACGCTGCGGCGGGAAACTTAGGGCCCAACCAGCGCAAACAATATGAGATGATAAGGCTTCCTGGTGTACCGCAGAACCCCATCTCTACTGATGCAGCTACGACAACCGCCCTGCTGATACAGGCTCATGCTCTGAACAAGGCCGACGGTTGCAAAGAAATCACTCAAGACTCTCTGTCTGCGGGGGCTAAACACCTGGCTGTTCTTGTCTACCGCGACGTTGCTCCTCTTTAA
- the LOC108821361 gene encoding uncharacterized protein LOC108821361: protein MNPSASMIDTVDRELDVTQHMEASMSDCIKLPTKRKAETSLVADPVEGEGIRQDEEKDSAESDQVWDVDSFDSDYESPSEEATDSDEFELRRYMRHLYESRGFLLDKGMVPRNLLQGWRCLNLDAIFKKPNITGREYMETMAQVAIDKYNQTKNKTVTLDHIVRVVIMMIAGVKAYITFMARETPDGELVEYQAKAEIKVWQTKIHPILCRPTSSSSS, encoded by the exons ATGAATCCCAGTGCCAGCATGATTGATACGGTTGATCGCGAGCTCGATGTTACGCAACACATGGAGGCTTCCATGTCGGATTGCATTAAGCTTCCGACCAAACGCAAGGCCGAGACGTCTCTGGTGGCGGATCCTGTCGAAGGCGAAGGAATCCGACAAGATGAGGAAAAAGACAGCGCAGAAAGCGACCAGGTTTGGGATGTCGACAGTTTCGATTCAGACTACGAGTCGCCTTCGGAGGAGGCAACGGACTCGGACGAATTCGAGCTGCGTCGTTATATGCGCCATCTCTACGAGAGCCGG GGTTTCTTGTTGGATAAAGGGATGGTTCCTAGGAATCTGCTTCAAGGGTGGCGCTGTTTGAATCTGGACGCCATTTTTAAAAAGCCCAATATCACGGGGCGTGAGTACATGGAGACTATGGCTCAAGTGGCGATTGACAAATACAACCAAACAAAG aataAGACAGTGACGCTTGACCATATCGTGAGGGTGGTGATAATGATGATCGCTGGAGTCAAAGCTTATATTACTTTCATGGCTAGGGAGACTCCTGATGGAGAGCTTGTCGAGTATCAAGCTAAGGCTGAGATTAAGGTGTGGCAGACTAAGATTCATCCCATCCTTTGCAGacccacctcctcctcctcctcctaa